Genomic segment of Eupeodes corollae unplaced genomic scaffold, idEupCoro1.1 scaffold_748, whole genome shotgun sequence:
ttattttcattttgtaacaaaactaaactacaccgaaacttttttgcttcaatttgcttagttgtcaatggaaattaatagcagacgatacctacttagctatcgtgcaaacgctatcgtttggacgatatcactttgacgattatcgtcttacgtgaagtgagactatcgtcgaaacgatatcgtcgaacgattatcgttttacggaatgacccccctgGCCTTATAGACTTGAAGAAACCAACGGAAGTGAAATTGAGAAAATAGGTGTGATCCAAATATTGTACCTCGTATGGGTTGCTCTTTCTCGCTATTTTGCAGATATCAATGTAATCAGCAGGAACGTTTATATCGGTTTTTCTATAAATCCGTTCAATACAGGAATGCATCGAGTCAGCTTCCATTTGCGTATGGCCTCCgcataagaatttttgtttaatggttATGCTATGGGAGATTGAAATGTTAAGCATCGCATTAGCCAATATAGAGTTTCTATTTTGAGAAGTGCATCCATCGCTGTATAAAATGATTCGCCTTACAGAAGTATTTTCTATCTGCACCgataaaaacttacttaaaatgGTAGCAAACTCCTGAGCTGTTACGTATAATTCCGTTTCATTGCACAAGAAGCAATAACCCTTTTTGGACTAAATGTCGAAGATCGTGAAATTGTGGATGACTAACTTCGTTTTGTAATACATGGTGGAGATATTAGACTTAGGGCTTAAGAGAACCGATTGCAGATCCATCGTCAAAACCATAACACGTTCGTTAACGTTACCTTTAtctgcttctttttcttttcgtgCCTCATCCACCTTTTGTCGGTGAAGCTTGAACACATTTTCCGAAAGGTTTTTGGCTTCAAAGACTCCACAAGTCTCACACCTATCTTTTTCGGTAAAAACAAGCTAAGGTTTTGGTTTTCAAGCTCTAACCGAAACGTGGTAAGGGCTAGAGGTTCCATGTTCCGGTTTTTGCACCATTCTTCGgtataaaagttaaacaaatcaGCCTTGGAAAGCCAATTTGATTCCAGGTACATTTTTGCAGAACTTGACCTACAATAATGGGATTCCATCTTCGGAAGAGAATTAAAAAAGTCAAGCAAAGATTGTTTTCTTTCCACAGAAAAACTTCTTTTTCCTGCTGAAGTTTGTTCgacaacattttcttttaaggcATTATTGTCTTTTGTGGCGTCTTCAGTTCAATGCTGACCATTCTCCTATTGATAATGTGTTCAAAAACATTTGCTTGCATACTCTCACCTTCTCATTGTTAAGCCATAAATGATAACAAGCTGTCGATTTTCTTCTGCTCACCTCTTCTTGTTTTCTGTCACGGTGTCTTTTTGTAGGTTTCATGTCAATAAGTAATTTAATAAGCAACTGTTTCTCAGGCCATGTTCTTTCccaaaagtctttaaaaatgtcaagtCTCTGGATCTCCGTGAACAAAAAgcagtttgtttgtttcttactAAAAACGCATTTGCACCGGGGTTTAATAACGCGACTGGGCTTTTCATTCCTATATGCCCACTTTCCTTCTTGTCTCTTCTTGCCGCTGTATTTTAAGCCTAACTccctttttcgtttttgtttattggtttgccaattattattaatatttaaaatggcTATCTAAATTCACgaagtagtttttaaaaacgCTAAGTTATTTGTGCTAAAACAGTTCTATAACAGAAAAAGGCAATAcggtttgaaaataagttttgttcttgtaacgaatctgttgCTTAAACAATTCTATTCTatcaaattttagaattttacaagtttaaaaataattgaaaaagcgtatttttaataaaaataaaaaaaaaaaaaattgtgtggcgcgacagtccgttgagaaccaaggcctagtgacttacaactctcaaccattcctgtgtgcgagtaatgttgtcaggaatggaggggacctacagtttatatgccgactccgaacggctaattttgagaaagcactttttcatgacaatagttactcttggagaatgtgtcaattcctcgcaagaggcagtacccgtgaaaagactttagatggcataggcagggatcgaacccaagacctctagcatgaaagtccaacgcactaaccatcatgccacgggtaccactgcgtatttttaatagttcagcaaatatttaaaattaaagtttggttTTGAAATCCGCACTAAAATTTGAGATCAAAACGTTTTGTCAAAGCTATGAAACTATCAAATTCAAGGTTTCGTCAAAACTTCATAATTTATAATGAGACATtttcagaaactaagtaagatacttaaaTGACTTAAATTGTATCTGGAAGAGAAAGAGATTTAAACCTTGGAAAATCGTTACATAATCTACTGTCAAgagatattttgaaataagcCTTAAAAACTCTGTTTTGACAGTTAATTTCTTCCTTACGTGAGCATTTAAATGTCACGTCGCATCTGTTACGATACTTAAGAAGGTACTTCTAGTAAATTATCCACCTGGTAGAAAATCTAGGTAGCTTAGAGAAGTAACAAGGAATTTTTATTTGTCCTTAAAAGGTTTGGAGTGATGccaaatattaaagtttttgaatttatttatatctaaaCTTGATGAAAGTATTGTTAATTCAGGTTATTcccataaatataattaaaatgaaactaaCATCCATCAACGCTTATTGTTGAATAATCTTACAAGAGATTCAGATGATTAggtaagaatgaaacaacaattaGGCTTCAAGTAATAAAACACCACAAATATTACTAAAGTAACTGCTAAACATAGGAAACATGATCATAGGGACCAATAAAATAACCTACTTAAACACTACAGTAACATTTTTACCAAGCTACCTgcctgttttattttaatatagtttTCCGAAACGCTGGCGTTTTTATACCTCTATCCTTTACTGAGACTATGtagctttaattaattttacaaactaaGAAAATGGTTCTCTTTATTGCTTTTCTTTGGAAATTTGTAtggagtttttcaaaaacacgtttttggaaatttgtaaatccttctttttaaatcattgtAATTTATGTACAGCTCTTCCTATTCCTTCCTTAACTTTAGCCGATATATGTATATGACCTCTTACAGCAGTCAATCAGTCCTCAGCTCAATCTAGAAACTATCAGAAGGTTCAAAGATTTGTCaacacaaacttttaaaaatgatcaaAAGTTTGGgcaaacatatttcaaaaatgcccTGTCGTTTGTCTTGGCTCCTTGTTGAAGTCACTCAAGGTTTGAACAACGAATATTTTGTCATACATTCGGTCGAGGTGATTGGTGATATTAATGGGGCTTACGTCGATCGAAGAATTCGGTTCAATCAAGAACGTCGAGAACTGATTGGAATAGTGCGTTTAGCTTCAGACGATCTAAAAACAGTCGAAATGGAACGGGCACGCTTATTGATGGCACAAAAAAGTCTTACATCTGAATTGAAACCCTTGGAGGCGAACTTGTGGTGTCTAGTTCATCAACTCAGTGATGACAGTAAGGTTCAATTGATAACCGTCAGTTGCAAGAAACTAGTCTTTATCGaaagtgttgacaacaatagaaaacattttatgctgcaaaaagaaaattcccAAGCTCCAGTTGCCCTGCTTCACGTTCTGGACTCCGAACAGCAGCTGCTTGACAAAAT
This window contains:
- the LOC129953514 gene encoding early boundary activity protein 3-like; the protein is MIKSLGKHISKMPCRLSWLLVEVTQGLNNEYFVIHSVEVIGDINGAYVDRRIRFNQERRELIGIVRLASDDLKTVEMERARLLMAQKSLTSELKPLEANLWCLVHQLSDDSKVQLITVSCKKLVFIESVDNNRKHFMLQKENSQAPVALLHVLDSEQQLLDKMECLSNALVQNYLCEEKDAVIEAEGLEEAYLLVQYFETRNNLIYTIVHYKDTIFKDENLFRNVVAYISNNQQKTVSQGIILRKSFIKDELTKLLTNIRETCDNVDFRLLNSTKN